In one window of Desulforhabdus amnigena DNA:
- a CDS encoding flagellar biosynthesis protein FlhF, whose protein sequence is MQIRTFKASTVNEALAQVRKELGEDALILGNRKVTVSPMETYVEVTAAAEPDRGEPLIAKPAPVDGLDLHSRNDIEEIKSFLSMLISSKDYYSKLQMQQPLAEVYHSLIVRGLDEKHCYVLLNDVLSAMKMECLDKRRVMEGFCRKLLEKINFSRPFHDLPPNIGAPHTFTFVGPTGVGKTTSLAKLAAFLKIKRNLEVGIISVDTYRIGAVNQLGTYADILNIPFLVVQTNAELRNARMQFGHHDVVLVDTSGKNFINPDHIKDLQAVFGNMDDIRHFLVLSATVKDSDLKQTIIHFHPMNIHSFIFTKIDETLSIGSIINQLLRFPYPVSYLGTGQQVPEDIELATPKRLLTFLFPAKKGRNGKE, encoded by the coding sequence ATGCAAATTAGGACTTTCAAAGCTTCCACTGTCAACGAGGCCCTGGCCCAGGTAAGGAAAGAACTGGGTGAGGATGCGCTCATCCTCGGAAACAGGAAGGTGACTGTTTCTCCGATGGAAACCTACGTTGAGGTGACGGCTGCTGCTGAACCGGACAGGGGGGAACCTCTCATTGCCAAACCGGCACCGGTAGATGGATTGGATCTGCATTCACGAAATGATATCGAGGAAATCAAAAGCTTTTTGTCCATGCTCATTTCATCCAAGGACTACTACAGCAAATTGCAGATGCAACAACCGCTTGCGGAAGTCTACCACAGCCTCATAGTTCGTGGACTGGATGAAAAGCATTGCTATGTCCTTTTGAACGATGTGCTGAGCGCAATGAAGATGGAATGCCTGGACAAGCGCAGGGTCATGGAGGGATTTTGCAGGAAGCTTCTGGAAAAAATCAATTTTTCTCGTCCTTTCCATGATCTTCCTCCGAATATCGGAGCGCCCCACACCTTTACCTTTGTGGGGCCTACAGGCGTGGGGAAGACCACCAGTCTGGCCAAGTTGGCCGCTTTTCTCAAAATAAAGCGGAATCTTGAGGTCGGTATCATTTCGGTCGATACCTACCGCATCGGCGCAGTGAATCAACTCGGTACCTATGCAGACATCCTCAACATTCCCTTCCTGGTGGTCCAGACCAATGCGGAACTGCGCAATGCCAGAATGCAGTTTGGGCACCACGATGTCGTGTTGGTGGATACCAGTGGAAAGAATTTCATAAATCCGGATCATATCAAGGATCTCCAGGCTGTTTTTGGGAATATGGATGACATTCGGCACTTTCTCGTTCTGAGCGCTACGGTGAAAGACAGTGATCTGAAGCAGACCATCATTCATTTCCACCCTATGAACATACATAGCTTCATATTTACCAAGATTGATGAAACGCTCAGCATTGGTTCCATCATCAATCAGCTTCTTCGTTTTCCTTATCCTGTTTCATATCTGGGGACAGGGCAGCAGGTTCCCGAAGACATTGAGTTGGCAACTCCTAAACGGTTGCTCACGTTTCTCTTTCCTGCGAAAAAAGGTCGGAATGGAAAGGAGTAG
- the flhA gene encoding flagellar biosynthesis protein FlhA: MERLKRASDSDAMMGLGVVMILSVMLLPMPSTFLDMLLAVNIASSLVIMLTAVYSLKPLDFAIFPSVLLITTLFRLALNVASTRLILLRGHEGPAAAGHIINAFGQFVVGGNYAVGFILFVILVIINFMVITKGTERISEVTARFTLDALPGKQMSIDADLNSGMISDVQARRRREEVRREADFYGTMDGASKFVRGDAIAGILITFINVVGGLTIGVLQNHMNIVDALKNYTLLSIGDGLVSQIPALIISSSAGILVSRAESNVGMGKAFGEQFSIQPKPLVIAGAMLCVLALVPGFPAIPLILVGAGLLYAGLALLKRKEKSEVPKEDQEQAQAASPPEFGELPPPLDILELEVGYGLIPLVDESQKGDLLPRIKAIRQQLAMEYGIIVPALHVRDNLQLKPAEYRVLLKGNVIGKGELMIGHYLALSSGDSFQDIKGVPTKDPTFGLPAVWIPEKEYESAVGKGYTVIDLSTIAATHLTELFKRHADELLSRQTTQNLLDNLAASQPKLIEELVPGLLSVGSIQKVLQNLIRERVSIRDIQTVCETLADHAAIVKDPEILTEYVRQALARTITRPYEGEGRELKVLTLQQDLEERISKSIQKTDQGAFLALEPDFLKSFIQATNVEVKKVLNMGFHPVILCSPMVRRHLKKLLERFLSDVVVLSHNELSGHLEIQSIGIIRLTHAN; the protein is encoded by the coding sequence ATGGAGCGCCTCAAACGCGCATCCGACAGCGATGCCATGATGGGACTCGGGGTCGTGATGATCCTATCCGTCATGCTTCTGCCCATGCCCAGCACTTTCCTGGATATGTTACTGGCTGTAAATATCGCTTCTTCCCTGGTCATTATGCTGACCGCCGTCTATTCTCTAAAGCCCCTGGATTTCGCTATTTTTCCCTCCGTTCTTCTGATCACGACCCTCTTTCGGCTGGCCCTGAATGTCGCCAGTACGCGCCTGATCCTTTTACGAGGCCATGAGGGGCCTGCTGCCGCGGGTCACATCATCAATGCCTTCGGTCAATTTGTCGTCGGAGGAAACTACGCCGTTGGTTTCATCCTGTTCGTCATCCTCGTGATCATCAACTTCATGGTGATTACCAAGGGTACCGAGCGAATCTCTGAGGTCACTGCGCGGTTTACTCTGGATGCTCTACCCGGAAAACAGATGAGCATCGATGCGGATCTGAATTCGGGAATGATCAGTGATGTACAAGCGCGCCGTAGGCGAGAGGAGGTTCGAAGGGAAGCCGACTTTTATGGCACGATGGATGGTGCCAGCAAGTTCGTGCGGGGGGATGCCATCGCCGGGATTCTCATCACATTTATAAACGTCGTCGGCGGTTTGACCATTGGAGTTCTCCAAAACCACATGAACATCGTGGATGCCTTGAAAAACTACACTCTGCTCTCCATCGGCGATGGTCTGGTTTCACAGATTCCTGCACTGATCATCTCGTCTTCGGCAGGCATACTGGTAAGCCGGGCAGAATCGAACGTGGGAATGGGAAAGGCCTTCGGGGAACAGTTCAGCATACAACCCAAGCCGCTCGTCATAGCGGGTGCAATGCTCTGCGTACTTGCGCTGGTTCCCGGATTCCCTGCCATTCCCTTGATCCTGGTAGGGGCAGGGCTCCTGTATGCCGGTTTGGCCCTGTTGAAGAGAAAGGAAAAGAGCGAGGTTCCCAAAGAGGACCAGGAGCAGGCTCAGGCGGCATCTCCCCCTGAATTCGGGGAACTTCCTCCGCCTTTGGACATCCTGGAATTGGAAGTGGGCTACGGATTGATTCCTCTGGTGGATGAGTCACAAAAAGGGGATCTGCTGCCCCGCATCAAGGCCATCAGACAACAGCTGGCCATGGAATACGGGATCATCGTGCCTGCATTGCATGTGCGCGACAACTTGCAGCTCAAGCCCGCCGAATACCGGGTTTTGCTCAAAGGGAACGTCATTGGCAAAGGTGAACTGATGATCGGGCATTATCTTGCCCTCAGTTCGGGGGACAGCTTCCAGGATATCAAGGGAGTTCCCACCAAGGATCCCACTTTCGGTCTTCCCGCAGTCTGGATCCCGGAGAAAGAATATGAGTCGGCGGTGGGAAAGGGCTACACGGTCATTGACCTTTCCACCATTGCAGCGACCCATTTGACGGAGCTGTTCAAGAGGCACGCCGACGAACTCCTGAGCCGCCAGACAACTCAGAATCTTCTGGACAACCTGGCTGCATCTCAGCCGAAACTGATTGAAGAGCTCGTCCCCGGTCTCCTGTCCGTGGGAAGCATTCAGAAGGTATTGCAGAATCTTATCCGGGAGCGCGTTTCCATACGGGACATCCAGACCGTGTGCGAAACCCTGGCGGATCATGCCGCTATCGTCAAGGATCCTGAAATATTGACGGAATATGTGCGTCAGGCCCTGGCGCGTACGATCACCAGGCCGTATGAAGGGGAGGGACGGGAACTGAAGGTTCTCACTCTACAGCAGGATTTGGAAGAGCGGATCAGCAAAAGCATTCAGAAAACGGACCAGGGAGCCTTCCTGGCTTTGGAGCCCGATTTTTTGAAATCCTTCATCCAAGCGACCAATGTTGAAGTCAAGAAGGTTCTGAATATGGGGTTTCATCCCGTAATCCTCTGCTCGCCCATGGTGCGCAGGCATTTGAAGAAACTTCTGGAACGCTTTCTGTCCGACGTCGTCGTGCTCAGCCACAATGAATTGAGCGGACATCTGGAAATTCAATCCATCGGGATAATCAGGCTCACGCATGCAAATTAG
- the flhB gene encoding flagellar biosynthesis protein FlhB, whose amino-acid sequence MSGGQDRSEKPTEKKLREARERGQIPKSRELNSAAVLLGGGMVLYLSNGVIFDQFGQMLRELWSQGFSSTLTLPSVKESMGHVLIHFFTMIAPTVISILLIAVGINIIQTRGLNFSLKAVQPKFSKLNPFQGLKQIFSIRSLIELVKSILKIMIVGWVVYSVFRDGEDLFLPMVQQELPQILEVFGHLSLKLLVRVSLIMIVLGIADYCYQAWQHRKDLMMTKQEVKEEHKQSEGNPQIKSRIRSIQRALARQRMMAKVPKATAIVVNPTHYAVALQYKQQMEAPKVVAKGVDFVARKIIEVGRKHGVPVIQNPPLARALYQEVKLEGTIPISLYRAVAKVLAYVYQQKQTRTK is encoded by the coding sequence GTGTCAGGTGGACAGGATAGGAGTGAAAAACCCACAGAAAAAAAGTTGCGCGAGGCTCGAGAACGGGGACAAATCCCCAAGAGCAGGGAACTGAACTCTGCTGCCGTTTTATTGGGGGGAGGGATGGTCCTTTATCTGAGCAACGGTGTCATTTTTGATCAGTTTGGACAAATGCTCAGGGAACTCTGGAGTCAAGGGTTCAGTTCAACACTGACACTCCCGTCCGTAAAAGAATCCATGGGGCATGTATTGATTCATTTCTTTACCATGATTGCTCCCACGGTCATTTCCATTCTCCTGATCGCTGTCGGAATCAATATAATACAAACCAGAGGCTTGAACTTTTCTTTGAAGGCCGTTCAGCCCAAGTTTTCGAAACTGAACCCCTTTCAAGGTCTGAAACAGATCTTTTCGATACGCTCTCTCATAGAGTTGGTGAAGTCGATTCTCAAGATCATGATCGTGGGCTGGGTCGTGTACAGTGTATTCAGGGATGGTGAGGATCTCTTTCTCCCCATGGTGCAGCAGGAACTGCCACAGATCCTGGAAGTCTTCGGACATCTGAGTCTGAAACTTTTGGTTCGAGTCTCTCTCATCATGATCGTTCTGGGCATCGCCGATTACTGTTATCAAGCCTGGCAGCATCGGAAGGATCTCATGATGACCAAACAGGAGGTGAAGGAAGAACACAAGCAGTCGGAAGGCAACCCGCAGATCAAATCGCGCATTCGTTCCATCCAGCGTGCCCTCGCGCGACAACGCATGATGGCCAAAGTCCCCAAGGCTACGGCAATAGTCGTCAACCCGACCCACTACGCAGTCGCCCTCCAATACAAGCAGCAGATGGAAGCACCTAAAGTCGTCGCAAAAGGCGTCGATTTTGTCGCCAGGAAGATCATCGAAGTGGGGCGAAAACATGGAGTCCCTGTAATTCAAAATCCACCATTGGCACGTGCTTTGTATCAGGAAGTGAAACTTGAGGGGACCATTCCGATTTCTTTGTATCGAGCCGTAGCCAAAGTGCTGGCCTACGTCTACCAACAAAAGCAAACACGCACAAAATAG
- the fliR gene encoding flagellar biosynthetic protein FliR, which produces MTTFHIDINEIAIFFSILLRISLLLFMIPLFTGGQIPNMVKAGVSLALGAFFFPFLRSVVTPLPLEPVAFVLVVLGEILLAMVLSLSMLLVLAAFHLAGEIISVEMGLGFAQVVDPQGGAQVMVLSRWFNLLAVLLLFSFDGHHMIIQTIVESFRTIPMGGFFLKHLTYSRMVALSGYLFVIALKIAAPVLIVLMLMNVALGLIAKFSPQINILTTSFPLTIFLGLLFMGFSVSVWGAATGQFLMQLMEYLRVITG; this is translated from the coding sequence GTGACGACTTTTCATATCGATATTAATGAAATCGCAATCTTTTTTTCCATTTTGCTCCGGATCAGCCTCCTTTTATTCATGATCCCGCTCTTCACCGGAGGACAGATTCCGAATATGGTGAAGGCTGGCGTATCCCTGGCTCTGGGAGCTTTTTTTTTCCCCTTTCTCCGCTCCGTGGTCACCCCTCTGCCCCTGGAACCTGTGGCCTTTGTTCTGGTTGTTCTAGGGGAAATCCTCCTGGCAATGGTGCTTTCTCTGTCCATGCTTTTGGTGCTGGCGGCCTTTCATTTGGCGGGAGAAATAATCAGTGTGGAGATGGGGTTGGGATTTGCACAGGTCGTTGACCCGCAAGGCGGCGCACAGGTGATGGTCCTCAGCAGATGGTTCAATTTGCTCGCAGTTTTGCTTCTTTTCAGTTTCGATGGACATCACATGATCATTCAGACCATCGTGGAAAGCTTCAGAACAATTCCCATGGGCGGATTCTTTTTAAAGCATCTCACTTATTCCCGAATGGTCGCCCTCTCGGGGTACCTGTTCGTGATCGCCCTCAAGATAGCCGCACCCGTGCTCATCGTGCTGATGCTCATGAATGTCGCATTGGGCTTGATTGCCAAATTTTCTCCTCAAATCAACATACTTACAACAAGCTTTCCTCTCACCATATTCTTGGGGCTCCTTTTTATGGGATTTTCCGTTTCCGTGTGGGGAGCTGCAACGGGTCAATTCCTCATGCAACTCATGGAGTACCTTCGCGTGATCACCGGATAG
- the fliQ gene encoding flagellar biosynthesis protein FliQ, which yields MTSDFIIGLAREAIEITLLTSMPVLLVSLVVGVGISLFQAVTQIQEQTITFVPKIVVTFLALLFFGAWMLNEMAQFLREILQNFPQWIR from the coding sequence ATGACTTCTGATTTTATTATAGGCCTGGCCCGGGAGGCCATCGAGATTACACTTCTTACCAGCATGCCGGTTCTTCTCGTCAGTTTGGTTGTGGGGGTGGGGATCAGTCTTTTTCAGGCAGTCACCCAAATCCAGGAACAGACCATCACCTTTGTTCCAAAGATTGTCGTGACTTTTTTGGCGCTGCTTTTTTTCGGGGCCTGGATGTTGAACGAGATGGCTCAGTTTCTGAGAGAAATCCTGCAAAACTTTCCTCAGTGGATTCGGTGA
- the fliP gene encoding flagellar type III secretion system pore protein FliP (The bacterial flagellar biogenesis protein FliP forms a type III secretion system (T3SS)-type pore required for flagellar assembly.) codes for MKKKWFILFVAVIFILGFQLVGGWASEIHFPGLSFDLDNPQAPKQISGILQVVFLLTVLSVAPAILIMTTSFTRVAVVLSFLRQAIGTQQSPPTQVIIGLALFLTFFIMQPVWEKIQKDAIVPYTRHEITGEEFLKRGVTPLKDFMLRQTSKKDLALFISFSQEEKPQNAESLSLATVIPAFVISELKTAFQIGFLLYVPFIIMDMVVSSILLSMGMMMLPPVMISLPFKLMLFVLVDGWNMLVGSLVKSYL; via the coding sequence ATGAAAAAAAAGTGGTTTATTCTATTTGTTGCCGTCATCTTCATCTTGGGTTTCCAGCTTGTCGGCGGTTGGGCGTCTGAGATTCATTTTCCCGGATTGAGCTTCGACCTGGACAACCCGCAGGCTCCAAAACAGATTTCCGGAATCCTTCAAGTCGTTTTTCTCCTCACTGTCCTTTCTGTGGCTCCCGCCATTCTGATCATGACCACCTCATTCACCCGGGTGGCGGTTGTTTTAAGCTTTCTCCGCCAGGCTATCGGCACGCAGCAGTCTCCTCCCACCCAAGTGATAATCGGTCTGGCGCTGTTTTTGACTTTTTTCATTATGCAGCCTGTCTGGGAAAAGATTCAAAAGGACGCCATCGTTCCTTACACCCGGCATGAAATTACCGGTGAAGAGTTTTTGAAGAGGGGAGTGACACCGCTCAAAGACTTCATGCTTCGGCAGACCAGTAAAAAGGATCTGGCGCTTTTCATATCTTTTTCCCAGGAGGAAAAACCTCAGAATGCCGAATCGCTCTCACTCGCCACAGTGATCCCGGCCTTTGTCATCAGTGAACTCAAAACGGCCTTCCAGATTGGATTTTTACTATATGTCCCTTTTATCATTATGGACATGGTGGTGTCCAGTATCCTCCTTTCCATGGGCATGATGATGCTTCCTCCCGTAATGATCTCTTTGCCTTTCAAACTCATGCTCTTCGTGCTGGTGGACGGCTGGAACATGCTGGTCGGCTCTCTTGTCAAGAGCTATCTGTGA
- the fliO gene encoding flagellar biosynthetic protein FliO, which translates to MDLGIQLLRVAGSLALVLALLILGLYVVRHFSSWIKKTGDNEWIQVLSRHYLDPKNYLVVVKSQEQVLLMGVSPQGIQLLTPLDKPTGVPSEEV; encoded by the coding sequence ATGGACCTTGGAATACAGTTGCTCCGTGTAGCGGGCAGCCTCGCTCTTGTCCTGGCCTTGCTGATTCTGGGGCTTTATGTGGTCAGACATTTCAGTTCCTGGATAAAAAAAACAGGTGATAACGAATGGATTCAGGTTTTGAGCCGTCATTATCTGGATCCCAAAAACTATTTGGTCGTGGTCAAGTCACAGGAGCAGGTGCTTCTGATGGGCGTTTCCCCCCAGGGCATACAGCTGCTTACACCTCTTGATAAGCCCACAGGCGTTCCTTCAGAAGAAGTCTGA
- the fliM gene encoding flagellar motor switch protein FliM — MEKVLSQEEVDALLRGISDGAIESEPEVEENPDAVRVYDLTSQDRIIRGRMPTLEIINDRFARLHRVSLSASLRKIVDITVTQTDMVKFGEFLRTLPVPTSLHIVKMEPLRGHILLVIESRLIFSLMDCFFGGSGKSSFKVEGRDFTSIEQRVIHKVVGGALNDLDNAWKPVVPVNFQLVRSEVNPQFATIVAPTDLVIVIHFELELERSIGKIILCLPYSTIEPIRSRLYASYQSDQLEVDLDWIERLKRRMMEVEVEVLVELGTAAIKGRDLLHLEVGDVLILDQEVHQPLRVNIEGIQKFKASPGISRGNHAIQVTEVVNSPVSEGVSKRIHNYG, encoded by the coding sequence ATGGAAAAAGTCCTTTCCCAAGAGGAAGTTGATGCCCTCCTCAGAGGTATTTCGGACGGGGCGATCGAGTCCGAACCCGAGGTTGAAGAGAATCCAGACGCTGTCCGTGTCTACGATCTCACCAGTCAGGATCGGATTATCCGCGGACGTATGCCCACGCTGGAAATCATCAACGACCGGTTTGCACGGCTCCATCGGGTCAGTCTCTCCGCATCACTGCGAAAAATAGTTGATATTACCGTCACTCAAACAGACATGGTGAAGTTCGGAGAGTTCCTTCGCACTTTGCCGGTACCCACGAGTCTTCATATTGTCAAAATGGAACCGCTGCGTGGGCATATTCTGCTCGTGATAGAGAGTCGTCTCATTTTCAGTTTGATGGACTGTTTTTTCGGCGGCAGCGGGAAAAGCAGCTTCAAAGTGGAGGGAAGGGATTTTACCAGCATTGAGCAGCGTGTGATTCATAAGGTGGTCGGCGGTGCGCTCAATGATCTGGACAATGCCTGGAAACCCGTCGTTCCGGTCAATTTTCAGTTGGTACGGTCCGAAGTCAATCCACAATTCGCCACCATTGTGGCTCCAACGGATCTGGTCATTGTGATTCATTTCGAACTGGAATTGGAACGCTCCATCGGTAAGATCATCCTCTGTTTACCTTATTCCACCATTGAGCCCATTCGATCGAGGCTCTACGCAAGCTATCAAAGCGATCAGCTTGAGGTTGACCTGGATTGGATCGAACGACTCAAACGGCGAATGATGGAAGTGGAGGTGGAAGTCCTGGTGGAACTGGGAACAGCAGCAATCAAAGGCCGTGATCTGCTTCATCTCGAAGTGGGAGATGTTCTGATTCTGGACCAGGAAGTTCATCAACCCCTTCGAGTAAACATCGAGGGCATTCAAAAATTTAAGGCGTCTCCAGGTATTTCAAGAGGAAATCACGCAATTCAGGTGACTGAAGTCGTCAATTCTCCTGTTTCGGAAGGGGTATCCAAGAGGATTCATAATTATGGCTGA
- a CDS encoding flagellar basal body-associated FliL family protein, with protein sequence MARAGNGKDNPQEVGSGKSSGMKWVIIGVLALVLLGGGGFFGWRMFLSTGRSDAPAAAKEAPQITHQMDSFLVNLADPGGKRYLKVNIQVLLDNPLVEDEIKTRTYAVRDTILMLLSAKAYDDIATPNGKDILKREMMVKLNRLLTKGQVKEVFFTDFLVQ encoded by the coding sequence ATGGCTAGAGCAGGGAATGGAAAAGATAATCCGCAGGAGGTTGGGAGCGGCAAATCATCGGGTATGAAATGGGTAATCATTGGAGTTCTGGCTCTCGTTCTTCTTGGTGGGGGTGGGTTCTTTGGGTGGAGGATGTTTCTTTCAACAGGCCGGAGCGACGCGCCCGCTGCCGCCAAGGAGGCGCCTCAGATTACCCACCAGATGGATTCTTTTCTGGTGAACCTGGCGGATCCAGGCGGCAAAAGGTACTTGAAAGTGAATATCCAGGTCCTTTTGGATAATCCTCTCGTAGAAGATGAAATTAAAACACGTACTTATGCAGTTCGGGATACCATATTGATGCTTTTGTCGGCAAAAGCATATGATGATATCGCGACGCCCAACGGTAAAGACATTCTGAAAAGGGAAATGATGGTCAAGTTGAATCGCCTTCTCACAAAGGGCCAGGTCAAGGAAGTTTTTTTTACTGATTTTTTGGTTCAGTAA
- a CDS encoding motility protein A yields MDLATVIGIVVAFALVFLSIVMGSGLGVFVDYPSIMIVMGGTLGATMINHPLKEVFSVFNVAKHCFFTKPWNSSEIIPMFIELANKARKEGILALESELGNIDDEFLAKGLQLAIDGIEPDSIREILETEVEYLEERHRTGGEIMNTMATFFPAMGMIGTLIGLVQMLQTMSDPSTIGPAMAVALLTTFYGAIGANLLCIPMAGKLRKRSKEETAIKEMIICGIMAIAGGDNPRIIEQKLLVFVPPNSRQSAFK; encoded by the coding sequence ATGGACTTAGCAACTGTAATCGGCATTGTCGTGGCTTTTGCTCTGGTCTTTCTTTCCATTGTTATGGGAAGCGGACTGGGTGTATTTGTCGACTACCCGTCCATAATGATTGTCATGGGGGGGACGCTTGGAGCGACGATGATCAACCACCCGCTCAAAGAAGTGTTCTCGGTTTTCAATGTTGCCAAGCATTGCTTCTTCACCAAACCTTGGAACAGCAGTGAAATCATTCCCATGTTCATAGAACTTGCCAATAAGGCGAGGAAGGAAGGCATTCTGGCCTTGGAGTCGGAACTGGGCAATATCGATGACGAATTTTTGGCAAAGGGTTTACAACTTGCCATCGATGGAATCGAGCCGGATTCCATTCGTGAAATACTTGAGACGGAAGTGGAATATCTTGAGGAGAGGCATCGCACAGGTGGTGAAATCATGAATACCATGGCGACTTTCTTCCCGGCGATGGGAATGATCGGCACGCTCATTGGATTGGTGCAGATGCTTCAGACCATGTCCGATCCATCCACCATCGGACCCGCCATGGCTGTCGCGCTGCTCACGACGTTTTACGGAGCGATCGGAGCGAACCTGCTCTGCATCCCCATGGCGGGAAAACTTCGCAAACGTAGCAAGGAAGAGACGGCCATAAAAGAAATGATCATCTGCGGAATCATGGCCATTGCCGGTGGGGATAATCCAAGAATCATCGAGCAAAAGCTGTTGGTATTCGTACCGCCAAATTCGCGGCAAAGCGCGTTCAAGTAA
- a CDS encoding flagellar hook-basal body protein has product MSITSAMSNGVSGLNSFSTALEVTSDNVANTGTTAFKSNAARFGDMVSSYYNTQSKDTDRRGAGSVALGVATDFAQGSFSTTTSWSDMAINGQGYFAVAKISLDDSGAATVNGQTFYTRDGSFHVDKSGYLVNYQGYAVLGADGQPIRVEATPNSPSHTNFYVDNKGQIWGYPTDTTLSTDPEMIGNPVKIVIFPNEGGLIRKGGNLYSVGPESKSPIDVTNNETLRGDIAGYTLEGSNVDLAKEMVNMIIYQASYNANSKSITTARDMLDTTINLVR; this is encoded by the coding sequence ATGTCTATAACCAGTGCAATGTCAAATGGCGTCAGCGGATTGAACAGCTTCAGCACGGCTTTGGAAGTAACGAGTGACAACGTTGCCAATACGGGTACTACAGCATTCAAATCCAACGCAGCGCGTTTTGGTGACATGGTAAGTAGTTATTATAACACTCAATCTAAAGATACTGACAGACGGGGAGCCGGCAGTGTTGCTCTGGGTGTGGCCACTGACTTCGCTCAAGGTTCTTTTTCCACCACGACGTCCTGGTCAGATATGGCGATCAACGGCCAGGGCTATTTCGCTGTAGCCAAGATTTCTTTGGATGATAGCGGTGCCGCTACGGTTAACGGTCAGACTTTCTATACGCGGGATGGTAGCTTTCACGTCGATAAGTCGGGCTATTTGGTGAACTACCAGGGATATGCCGTATTGGGAGCGGATGGTCAGCCCATAAGAGTTGAAGCAACACCAAACAGTCCTTCGCACACCAACTTCTATGTAGATAACAAGGGACAGATTTGGGGATATCCCACGGATACAACTTTGAGTACGGATCCAGAAATGATTGGAAATCCGGTGAAAATTGTTATTTTTCCCAACGAAGGTGGACTGATTCGCAAGGGTGGCAATCTCTACAGCGTCGGCCCCGAATCCAAGAGTCCCATTGACGTCACGAACAACGAGACACTGCGTGGAGATATCGCCGGATACACTTTAGAGGGTTCCAATGTGGATTTAGCCAAGGAGATGGTGAATATGATCATCTACCAGGCAAGCTACAATGCCAACAGTAAGTCCATCACAACAGCAAGGGATATGCTGGATACGACCATAAATCTCGTAAGATAG
- a CDS encoding flagellar hook assembly protein FlgD produces the protein MAITGIESAGSLMGVSQSSAQSETSTGGNRIDMNGFLNLFLTQLENQDPTNPLESYELAAQLAQFSTVEQLSQVNANILKQKDYLTSINYGQMAQLIGRDVVAVDDSIQLTDGETSKSSYELNVSAEVSLKILDDRGTLIRTISLGNQESGTYEVEWDGKNDSGEVVPDGTYHVQVEAVDADGNFTEATQTVSGKIYALSLDQDNPQFIIGGPNGVKVSAGTISEVREMDGSGTV, from the coding sequence ATGGCAATTACAGGAATAGAATCGGCGGGCAGCCTGATGGGAGTCTCTCAAAGCAGTGCACAGTCGGAAACATCAACCGGCGGCAACCGGATTGACATGAACGGTTTTTTGAACTTGTTCTTGACTCAGCTGGAAAATCAAGACCCGACAAACCCACTGGAATCATATGAACTCGCAGCTCAATTGGCGCAGTTCAGCACGGTAGAGCAGCTTTCTCAGGTCAATGCAAACATTCTCAAACAAAAAGATTACTTGACGTCCATCAATTACGGGCAAATGGCCCAGTTGATCGGAAGGGATGTGGTAGCGGTGGACGACAGCATACAATTGACCGATGGAGAAACATCCAAAAGTTCATATGAGTTGAATGTTTCGGCTGAGGTGAGTCTGAAGATCCTGGATGATCGAGGGACACTTATCCGTACGATTTCACTGGGGAACCAGGAGTCGGGGACTTACGAGGTTGAGTGGGATGGAAAGAACGATTCCGGGGAGGTTGTGCCGGATGGAACCTATCATGTTCAAGTGGAAGCTGTCGATGCCGATGGAAATTTCACGGAGGCGACCCAAACCGTGAGCGGTAAAATATATGCCTTAAGCCTTGATCAAGACAATCCCCAATTTATTATCGGTGGGCCGAATGGCGTGAAAGTGTCCGCAGGGACAATCTCTGAGGTTCGTGAAATGGATGGATCAGGAACTGTCTGA